One genomic window of Thermococcus indicus includes the following:
- a CDS encoding tetratricopeptide repeat protein, protein MGDIKAEWENALTAKDCERLLELFDDYIEAIEDEEVLRRELGRLEGVVVDCDDPYELVHEIAHVYAHLDDTDAGIWLYRRIAERRKDDPEEYATALYYLADAYEHFGMPEKAIETYEELLKLEEEVLKNEREIALTLANIAVNYDEIGETEKAIKLMERAREIFERLNDEKNHMISLLDLAHFRYELGDYDAAEALIGEVLRKPREDEIEVNARLVEAEIFAGREEYGKTFRAIRDALLKAVDTSDEIFGLVFDTLVDFIEGLFNEGSYGVVAENMEAFAELFEDDTVYFFRAIGELARWKAGEEGAKERFDELYSRVENEELKAILDEWKRPKLSLSLGL, encoded by the coding sequence ATGGGCGACATCAAGGCCGAATGGGAGAATGCCCTCACCGCGAAGGACTGTGAGAGGCTCCTGGAGCTCTTTGACGATTACATTGAGGCCATCGAAGATGAGGAGGTTCTCAGGCGCGAGCTGGGGAGGCTTGAGGGGGTTGTTGTCGACTGCGATGATCCCTACGAGCTTGTCCATGAGATAGCCCACGTCTACGCGCACCTTGATGATACCGATGCGGGGATATGGCTTTACAGGAGGATAGCCGAGAGGAGGAAGGACGACCCGGAGGAGTACGCGACGGCTCTCTACTACCTGGCCGATGCCTACGAGCACTTCGGCATGCCGGAGAAGGCGATAGAGACCTACGAGGAGCTCCTCAAGCTGGAGGAGGAAGTCCTCAAGAACGAGAGGGAGATAGCGCTTACGCTGGCCAACATTGCGGTGAACTACGACGAGATTGGCGAGACCGAGAAGGCTATAAAGCTCATGGAGCGCGCGAGGGAGATCTTCGAGAGGCTCAACGACGAGAAGAACCACATGATAAGCCTGCTCGACTTGGCGCACTTCAGATACGAGCTCGGCGACTACGATGCTGCAGAGGCGCTGATAGGAGAGGTTCTCAGGAAACCCCGGGAGGACGAGATAGAGGTCAATGCCAGGCTGGTGGAGGCGGAGATATTCGCGGGCAGGGAGGAGTACGGAAAGACCTTCAGGGCCATAAGGGACGCGCTCCTTAAGGCCGTCGATACGAGCGACGAGATTTTCGGCCTCGTCTTTGACACGTTGGTTGACTTCATAGAGGGGCTCTTCAACGAGGGTTCCTACGGCGTTGTAGCGGAGAACATGGAGGCCTTTGCAGAGCTCTTTGAGGACGATACGGTGTACTTCTTCAGAGCCATAGGAGAACTGGCGCGGTGGAAGGCTGGAGAAGAGGGTGCGAAGGAGCGCTTTGATGAGCTGTATTCCAGGGTGGAGAACGAGGAGTTAAAAGCTATACTCGACGAGTGGAAGAGGCCGAAGCTGAGTTTGAGCTTGGGGCTCTGA
- a CDS encoding elongation factor 1-beta, with protein sequence MSDFNLVGVIKVMPTDPDVNLDELEEKLKAVIPEKFGLAKVEREPIAFGLVALKFYVLGRDEEGYSYDAVADLFREVENVESAEVETVSRI encoded by the coding sequence ATGAGCGACTTCAACCTCGTTGGTGTCATTAAGGTCATGCCGACCGATCCGGATGTCAACCTCGACGAGCTCGAGGAGAAGCTGAAAGCTGTCATCCCCGAGAAGTTCGGCCTCGCCAAGGTCGAGCGCGAGCCCATAGCTTTCGGTCTCGTCGCCCTCAAGTTCTACGTCCTCGGAAGGGACGAGGAGGGCTACTCCTACGACGCCGTCGCCGACCTCTTCCGCGAGGTCGAGAACGTCGAGAGCGCGGAAGTTGAGACCGTCTCGAGGATCTGA
- a CDS encoding anaerobic ribonucleoside triphosphate reductase, producing the protein METVKKDIIQEYAGWSSLDVLENANRYPGPTGFFAYVMEEALKEGLSLILEGGREAHFSGDIYIHKLPYSLYIPYCTGHSTARLLKKGLKTPTIVSRPAKHFDTYVDHIANYLITMQHYFSGAQALSSVEWYAGPFIRKEGLDRRKIRQNIQRLVYNLNYPSRVGMQTPFTNFTVTLDAPKKMLEGDHAVYDGKKVEPLGEYEKEAKEFFIALTEVLREGDALGQPFTFPIPTLMVTAKMLWNDPEVFEAVFGTASKRGSFYWLNTNVVNPDASYAMCCRININKNEFMYAFSFNTGGIKEQWLNEVERQRFGGLWAMPDVTGSVNVTTVNLPRLALKAKGDDDRFWEEYERTLEVVKKTTDWFRERYVGLITNYRQVYQMIHLYLEEFPSSHFNTVGILGLPEAASIYLNKPKLWEEGSRRDWLKAAELMKDMVEFATAKAREWMKETGTPWNVEEVPGESAAAKLAIKDLREFLELKEYLSDPENPIYSTSIAPYYGALELADRIRIEERVQRSFTGGVMMHIFLGEEPDPEALARLTKRLMRTELVYWSYTPAITVCNSCGYSTTGLYTHCPRCGSENVEVWSRIIGYYRPLRNWNPFRKREFWTRRHYSS; encoded by the coding sequence ATGGAGACGGTAAAAAAGGACATCATTCAGGAGTACGCGGGCTGGAGCAGTCTTGACGTTTTAGAGAACGCCAACCGATACCCCGGCCCGACGGGTTTCTTCGCCTACGTGATGGAGGAGGCGCTGAAGGAGGGCCTCTCCCTGATTCTCGAGGGGGGAAGGGAGGCCCACTTCTCGGGTGACATCTACATCCACAAGCTCCCCTACAGCCTCTACATCCCCTACTGCACCGGCCACAGCACGGCGAGACTCCTTAAGAAGGGCCTCAAAACCCCGACGATAGTTTCGAGGCCGGCAAAGCACTTCGACACCTACGTTGACCACATAGCCAACTACCTCATAACCATGCAGCACTACTTCAGCGGCGCCCAGGCCCTCTCAAGCGTCGAGTGGTACGCGGGGCCGTTCATAAGGAAAGAGGGCCTCGACAGGAGGAAGATACGGCAGAACATTCAGAGACTGGTTTACAACCTCAACTACCCGAGCAGGGTCGGGATGCAGACGCCCTTCACCAACTTCACCGTGACTCTAGATGCTCCGAAGAAGATGCTCGAAGGCGACCACGCGGTTTACGATGGCAAAAAAGTCGAGCCCCTCGGCGAGTACGAGAAGGAAGCCAAGGAGTTCTTCATAGCCCTCACCGAGGTTCTGCGCGAGGGAGATGCTTTGGGTCAGCCCTTCACCTTCCCGATTCCAACGCTGATGGTTACGGCAAAGATGCTCTGGAACGACCCGGAGGTCTTCGAGGCCGTCTTCGGGACGGCTTCAAAGCGCGGGAGCTTCTACTGGCTCAACACCAACGTTGTGAATCCGGACGCGAGCTACGCGATGTGCTGCCGCATAAATATCAATAAAAACGAGTTTATGTACGCTTTTAGCTTCAATACGGGTGGTATTAAAGAGCAATGGCTAAATGAAGTTGAGAGACAGCGCTTTGGCGGTCTCTGGGCGATGCCCGACGTCACCGGCTCCGTGAACGTCACCACCGTGAACCTGCCGCGGCTCGCCTTAAAAGCTAAGGGCGACGACGACAGGTTCTGGGAGGAGTATGAGAGGACCCTCGAAGTCGTGAAAAAGACCACGGACTGGTTCAGGGAGCGCTACGTGGGGCTGATAACGAACTACCGTCAGGTGTACCAGATGATTCACCTCTATCTTGAGGAGTTTCCGAGCAGCCACTTCAACACCGTCGGAATCCTCGGCCTTCCGGAAGCTGCCTCGATTTACCTCAACAAGCCGAAGCTCTGGGAGGAAGGAAGCAGAAGGGACTGGCTCAAAGCCGCTGAACTCATGAAGGATATGGTCGAGTTCGCGACGGCCAAGGCAAGGGAGTGGATGAAGGAAACCGGAACGCCCTGGAACGTCGAGGAGGTCCCCGGTGAGAGTGCCGCGGCAAAGCTCGCCATAAAGGACCTGCGCGAGTTTCTTGAGCTTAAGGAGTACCTCAGCGATCCGGAAAACCCGATTTACTCAACGAGCATAGCCCCATACTACGGTGCGCTTGAGCTGGCCGACAGGATAAGGATTGAGGAGAGGGTTCAGAGGAGCTTCACAGGGGGAGTTATGATGCACATCTTCCTCGGGGAGGAGCCCGACCCTGAGGCCCTGGCGAGGCTCACGAAGAGACTTATGAGAACCGAGCTGGTTTACTGGAGCTACACTCCTGCAATAACCGTCTGCAACTCCTGCGGCTACTCAACCACGGGTCTTTACACCCATTGTCCAAGGTGCGGAAGCGAGAACGTCGAGGTATGGAGCAGGATAATAGGCTACTACCGCCCGCTCAGGAACTGGAACCCCTTCAGGAAGAGGGAGTTCTGGACGAGGAGGCACTACTCCTCCTGA
- a CDS encoding zinc finger domain-containing protein: protein MEAKFEIPVCTSCGKEITPREHATHFVCPNCGEEIIWRCESCRVLSVPYKCPKCGWEGP, encoded by the coding sequence GTGGAAGCCAAGTTCGAGATACCCGTATGCACATCATGCGGAAAGGAGATAACCCCTAGGGAGCACGCCACTCACTTCGTCTGCCCGAACTGCGGCGAGGAGATAATCTGGCGCTGCGAAAGCTGCAGGGTCCTCTCAGTCCCCTACAAGTGCCCCAAGTGCGGCTGGGAGGGGCCGTGA
- a CDS encoding anaerobic ribonucleoside-triphosphate reductase activating protein yields the protein MLTSGWKSVSMVDVHGKVTFTLWLCGCNLRCPFCHNWTIAEGLDCFPLDRRTLLDELESGVFLVDYFHVTGGEPLMQWRELISLFAEVRLLDVPISLNTNLTIIGPLEKLLGAGLVDHVATDLKAPPELYGLPTGATERLWNLFLRGLELVSDYGLPLELRIPVAKGLNQWPHIEEGLRRLGTDFYVVLNPLVGKPLTNPRDEEWCSKHCWPGAEVGELKRKLEELGVGVYVNSFGELLRETPRGLGDLTKKFINSPKEP from the coding sequence ATGCTCACGAGCGGCTGGAAGAGCGTAAGCATGGTGGACGTCCATGGAAAGGTCACCTTCACCCTCTGGCTCTGCGGTTGCAACCTCAGGTGCCCCTTCTGCCACAACTGGACAATAGCTGAAGGCCTCGACTGCTTCCCCCTCGACAGGAGGACCCTCCTCGATGAACTAGAATCCGGTGTCTTTCTCGTTGACTACTTTCATGTTACCGGCGGCGAACCGTTGATGCAGTGGAGAGAGTTAATCTCCCTTTTCGCAGAGGTTAGGCTTTTGGACGTTCCTATAAGCCTTAACACGAACCTGACCATTATTGGGCCCCTTGAGAAACTCCTTGGTGCGGGCCTGGTGGACCACGTAGCCACAGACCTCAAAGCACCGCCCGAGCTGTACGGTCTCCCTACCGGGGCTACTGAGAGGCTCTGGAATCTCTTCCTGAGGGGTCTTGAGCTGGTATCCGACTACGGACTCCCGCTTGAGCTCAGGATTCCCGTGGCGAAGGGGCTCAACCAGTGGCCCCACATTGAGGAGGGTTTGAGGAGACTGGGCACGGACTTCTACGTTGTGCTGAACCCCCTCGTCGGGAAGCCCCTAACGAACCCGAGGGACGAGGAATGGTGCTCGAAGCACTGCTGGCCGGGGGCGGAGGTTGGGGAGCTCAAAAGGAAGCTCGAAGAGCTTGGTGTGGGCGTTTACGTTAACAGCTTTGGAGAACTCCTCAGGGAAACGCCACGGGGGTTAGGGGATTTGACCAAAAAATTTATAAATAGTCCAAAGGAACCATAA
- a CDS encoding AAA family ATPase — MLFDVQPKTSIDELFGRRAEYLSFLDAIEKRRNFFIITGPRRIGKTSFLYAALNELEKEYGIPYAVIDARAATSLNSKYPQRVIAERLYKAIARKGFVGGVISRIKGIRISGIEVELQEKGFDIIDVLSAINEGNELAVIAFDEAQYLRFSNEDLTKLFAWVLDSLHNIVLVFTGSQVGVLENFLRLDEGDSPLFGRYEVRISLPRFNPSESLEFLRRGFEEYGIDVNERELLPVVNTLDGVPGWLVHYGAHRIDGLTNEEAIEKVLEKAMKYVQTEFEELDKLSPRYRVVVRAIARLSEGKGYARWERIKGLVEEELGEKMDEKAIRGYLSKLMDYGFVETIGYGKYRIPDPVMYRVFRRM, encoded by the coding sequence ATGTTGTTTGATGTCCAGCCAAAGACGTCAATTGACGAACTGTTCGGGAGAAGAGCGGAGTATTTGAGCTTTCTTGACGCTATCGAGAAGAGGAGGAACTTCTTCATAATCACCGGGCCGCGCAGGATAGGAAAGACGAGCTTTCTCTACGCCGCGCTCAACGAGCTTGAAAAGGAGTACGGTATTCCATACGCCGTGATTGACGCGAGGGCCGCCACATCCCTAAACTCAAAGTACCCGCAGAGGGTCATTGCCGAGCGTCTGTACAAAGCTATCGCGAGGAAGGGCTTCGTTGGGGGTGTAATCTCAAGGATAAAAGGGATCAGAATCAGCGGCATTGAAGTTGAGCTGCAGGAAAAGGGCTTTGACATCATAGATGTTCTCTCGGCGATAAACGAGGGGAACGAGCTCGCTGTGATAGCCTTTGATGAGGCCCAATACCTCCGCTTTTCGAATGAAGACCTCACAAAGCTCTTTGCATGGGTTCTTGACAGCCTTCACAACATAGTGCTCGTGTTTACTGGCTCCCAGGTGGGCGTTCTTGAGAACTTCCTTCGCCTTGATGAGGGGGACTCCCCTCTTTTCGGGAGGTACGAGGTGAGGATAAGCTTACCGCGCTTCAACCCCTCGGAGAGCCTTGAGTTCCTGAGGAGGGGCTTTGAGGAGTACGGGATCGACGTGAACGAGCGGGAACTCCTTCCGGTGGTGAACACTCTCGATGGGGTTCCAGGGTGGCTTGTTCACTATGGGGCCCACAGAATTGATGGGCTTACTAATGAAGAAGCCATTGAGAAGGTTTTGGAAAAGGCCATGAAGTACGTGCAAACGGAGTTTGAAGAGTTGGACAAGCTCTCTCCTCGTTATCGTGTTGTGGTAAGGGCGATAGCACGGCTGAGCGAAGGAAAGGGTTATGCAAGGTGGGAGAGGATAAAGGGACTTGTTGAGGAGGAATTGGGGGAGAAAATGGATGAAAAGGCAATAAGGGGGTACTTATCAAAGCTAATGGACTATGGCTTCGTGGAGACGATTGGGTACGGAAAGTATAGAATCCCTGATCCGGTTATGTACCGAGTCTTCAGGAGAATGTGA
- the thsB gene encoding thermosome subunit beta, protein MAQLAGQPVVILPEGTQRYVGRDAQRLNILAARIIAETVRTTLGPKGMDKMLVDSLGDIVITNDGATILDEMDIQHPAAKMMVEVAKTQDKEAGDGTTTAVVIAGELLRKAEELLDQNIHPSIIIKGYALAAEKAQEILDNMAREIDVEDAEILKKAAVTSITGKAAEEEREYLAEIAVDAVRQVAEKIDGTYKVDLDNIKFEKKEGGSVRDTRLIRGVVIDKEVVHPGMPKRVENAKIALINEALEVKETETDAEIRITSPEQLQAFLEQEEKMLREMVDKIKEVGANVLFVQKGIDDLAQHYLAKYGILAVRRVKKSDMEKLAKATGAKIVTNVRDLTSEDLGEAELVEQRKVAGENMIFVEGCKNPKAVTILIRGGTEHVVDEVERALEDAVKVVKDIVEDGKILAAGGAPEIELAIRLDEYAKEVGGKEQLAIEAFAEALKVIPRTLAENAGLDPIETLVKVIAAHKEKGPTIGVDVFEGEPADMMEKGVIAPVRVTKQAIKSASEAAIMILRIDDVIAASKLEKDKGGEGGGSDFGGDLD, encoded by the coding sequence ATGGCCCAGCTCGCTGGACAGCCGGTTGTTATTCTGCCTGAGGGAACCCAGAGGTACGTTGGTAGGGACGCTCAGAGGCTGAACATTCTCGCCGCGAGGATCATAGCCGAGACCGTTAGGACCACCCTCGGCCCGAAGGGTATGGACAAGATGCTCGTCGACAGCCTTGGAGACATCGTCATCACCAACGACGGTGCCACCATACTCGACGAGATGGACATCCAGCACCCTGCTGCCAAGATGATGGTTGAGGTTGCCAAGACCCAGGACAAGGAGGCTGGTGATGGAACCACTACCGCTGTCGTCATCGCCGGTGAGCTTCTCAGGAAGGCTGAGGAGCTCCTCGACCAGAACATCCACCCGAGCATAATCATAAAGGGTTACGCCCTGGCCGCCGAGAAGGCCCAGGAGATACTCGACAACATGGCCAGGGAGATCGACGTTGAGGACGCCGAGATCCTCAAGAAGGCCGCGGTCACCTCCATCACCGGTAAGGCCGCCGAGGAGGAGCGTGAGTACCTCGCCGAGATAGCCGTTGACGCCGTCAGGCAGGTCGCCGAGAAGATCGACGGCACCTACAAGGTCGACCTCGACAACATCAAGTTCGAGAAGAAGGAGGGCGGCAGCGTCAGGGACACCAGGCTCATCAGGGGCGTCGTCATCGACAAGGAAGTTGTCCACCCCGGCATGCCGAAGAGGGTCGAGAACGCCAAGATAGCGCTCATCAACGAGGCCCTTGAGGTCAAGGAGACCGAGACCGACGCCGAGATAAGGATCACCAGCCCGGAGCAGCTCCAGGCCTTCCTTGAGCAGGAGGAGAAGATGCTCCGCGAGATGGTTGATAAGATCAAGGAGGTTGGGGCCAACGTCCTCTTCGTCCAGAAGGGTATTGATGATCTCGCCCAGCACTATCTGGCCAAGTACGGTATCCTCGCCGTGAGGAGGGTTAAGAAGAGCGACATGGAGAAGCTCGCGAAAGCCACCGGAGCAAAGATCGTCACCAACGTCCGCGACCTCACGAGCGAGGACCTCGGCGAGGCCGAGCTCGTTGAGCAGAGGAAAGTGGCTGGAGAGAACATGATATTCGTCGAGGGCTGCAAGAATCCGAAGGCGGTCACCATACTCATCCGCGGCGGCACTGAGCACGTCGTCGACGAGGTCGAGAGGGCGCTTGAAGATGCCGTCAAGGTCGTCAAGGACATCGTCGAGGATGGCAAGATACTGGCAGCGGGCGGTGCCCCGGAGATCGAGCTCGCCATCAGGCTCGACGAGTACGCCAAGGAGGTCGGCGGCAAGGAGCAGCTCGCAATCGAGGCCTTTGCAGAGGCCCTTAAGGTCATACCGAGGACTCTCGCCGAGAACGCCGGTCTCGACCCGATCGAGACCCTCGTGAAGGTCATAGCAGCGCACAAGGAGAAGGGACCGACCATCGGTGTCGACGTCTTCGAGGGCGAGCCGGCCGACATGATGGAGAAGGGCGTCATCGCCCCGGTCAGGGTCACCAAGCAGGCCATCAAGAGCGCCAGCGAGGCGGCAATAATGATCCTCAGGATCGACGACGTCATCGCCGCCAGCAAGCTCGAGAAGGACAAGGGCGGCGAGGGCGGAGGCAGCGACTTCGGAGGCGACCTTGACTGA
- a CDS encoding ABC transporter ATP-binding protein codes for MSSIEVRDLSKWYGSKKALSDVSFTVQEGEIVGIIGPNGAGKTTLIRVLSCLLKPDSGEVRIFGKKPCEAKDLFALLPQDVKAHFYTLTPRDYVYHYLRMRGLGREEARRTADDAMKLFGIDYSDEPMSTLSGGMVRKALLAMVLSADAKLYFLDEPTVGLDVENRLKLWEVLREKAEESTIVLTSHYLNEISSVCDRVLLLKGGRVRAFGRPEEIAREYLSGLHSKIVAFGGVKLEGFLVKKAGRNAYIYTRSKAEEREAVEALEKAGVPFKVEELTIEDVFIAGGLDDGDR; via the coding sequence ATGTCCTCCATTGAGGTAAGGGACCTCTCCAAATGGTACGGCTCAAAGAAAGCCCTCAGCGACGTTTCCTTCACCGTGCAGGAGGGCGAGATAGTCGGAATAATCGGGCCGAATGGAGCGGGAAAGACGACGCTTATAAGGGTTCTGAGCTGTCTCCTGAAACCCGACTCCGGTGAAGTGAGGATTTTTGGGAAGAAGCCCTGCGAGGCAAAGGACCTCTTCGCGCTCCTCCCCCAGGACGTTAAGGCCCACTTCTACACGCTCACCCCGAGGGACTACGTCTACCACTACCTCCGGATGAGGGGGCTCGGGAGGGAGGAAGCCAGAAGGACTGCGGATGACGCCATGAAGCTCTTCGGAATAGACTACTCAGACGAGCCAATGTCCACCCTTTCGGGAGGCATGGTCAGGAAGGCTCTTCTCGCCATGGTTCTCTCGGCCGATGCCAAGCTCTACTTCCTCGACGAGCCGACCGTTGGCCTTGATGTCGAGAACAGGCTGAAGCTGTGGGAGGTTCTCCGGGAAAAGGCGGAAGAATCAACGATAGTCCTCACCAGCCACTACCTCAACGAGATATCGAGCGTCTGCGACCGCGTCCTGCTCCTGAAGGGCGGTCGAGTGAGGGCCTTCGGAAGGCCTGAAGAGATAGCCCGGGAATACCTGAGCGGACTTCACTCGAAGATTGTCGCCTTTGGAGGCGTTAAGCTTGAGGGCTTTCTCGTCAAAAAGGCCGGGAGAAATGCCTACATCTACACCCGCTCGAAAGCTGAGGAGAGAGAAGCCGTTGAGGCCCTTGAAAAGGCCGGCGTGCCCTTTAAAGTTGAGGAACTCACAATAGAGGACGTTTTCATCGCGGGTGGTCTCGATGATGGGGATCGTTGA
- a CDS encoding MarR family winged helix-turn-helix transcriptional regulator, with protein sequence MVSMLTRAELRVLSVLHGPTTLKELSGQLGVSRSRLSIIARSLERKGLIERQKDGKEILLIPSSSKPLELFHELLTRFPHVDSISLLAGRKLKVIGGMAVEEPRPVWEISLRSNVNRYTVHHVLTELMERLIVGKNEKGYFIAERFSLVKEFADEYFRLQNSIKAKSFSHDSVILWNGVNEFILATRSFKGLAVDSFQLTGLSRFSSYGLSVISGGVYHYYWPSREITLEEVIVHTLAVGAGARELLYVVTILKVRGFNVERLRRLAIKFDVLGVVDDIIEYLGGKEKGYPFPSRDEVEELCRQYFGGPKNDNEGKIG encoded by the coding sequence ATGGTTAGCATGCTAACCAGGGCAGAGCTCAGGGTTCTCTCAGTCCTGCATGGGCCGACCACTCTCAAAGAACTCTCTGGGCAGCTCGGGGTTTCCCGCTCTCGCCTTTCGATAATCGCCCGTTCCCTAGAACGAAAGGGCCTTATTGAGCGGCAGAAAGACGGAAAGGAGATTCTACTCATTCCTTCCAGCTCCAAGCCCCTTGAACTCTTCCACGAGCTTCTAACGAGGTTTCCCCATGTTGACTCCATCTCTCTCTTGGCAGGTAGAAAGCTTAAGGTCATAGGCGGAATGGCCGTTGAGGAGCCTAGGCCGGTGTGGGAAATCTCCCTGAGATCCAACGTTAACCGCTACACAGTGCACCACGTCCTAACGGAGCTGATGGAAAGGCTCATCGTCGGGAAAAACGAGAAGGGGTACTTTATTGCGGAACGGTTTTCTCTCGTCAAAGAGTTCGCCGACGAATACTTTCGCCTGCAGAACTCAATAAAGGCAAAGAGCTTCAGCCATGATTCGGTAATCCTCTGGAACGGCGTTAATGAGTTCATCCTTGCTACGAGAAGCTTCAAGGGCTTGGCGGTAGATTCCTTCCAGCTTACCGGCCTCTCCCGCTTTTCAAGCTATGGTCTCAGCGTAATCTCAGGGGGAGTTTACCACTATTACTGGCCTTCCAGGGAGATAACGCTCGAAGAGGTCATTGTTCATACACTGGCAGTTGGAGCTGGCGCGAGGGAGCTCCTCTACGTCGTAACCATCCTAAAGGTCAGAGGATTTAACGTTGAGCGGCTCAGACGTCTGGCCATTAAGTTTGATGTCCTCGGAGTCGTTGACGATATTATTGAGTATCTTGGCGGAAAAGAGAAAGGCTATCCGTTCCCTTCCAGGGATGAAGTTGAGGAGCTCTGCCGTCAGTACTTTGGAGGCCCCAAAAATGATAACGAGGGAAAGATTGGTTGA
- a CDS encoding multidrug transporter, translating into MMGIVEYYARALTRGRFSLISFAIQPLSFIFIVYVVSGGRFLNTALAGAVVSFIVGVGVADLAIELVGMKTRSRFYDILISLPGSGWKKPLGISIGMSVPALPYVLLLTILLLTRLGVRALPGMVLGIISLWLWGAGIGFLLGVRGKESVRTMRLSNILVTGLTVFPPVYYPPSVLPDGLARVLMLLPTVSASRLIYGNGDPGNLLVTAFWGLTGLIFLARFKGLEG; encoded by the coding sequence ATGATGGGGATCGTTGAGTACTACGCGAGGGCCCTAACACGGGGAAGGTTCTCCCTTATCAGCTTCGCCATCCAGCCGCTCTCCTTCATCTTCATAGTCTACGTCGTGAGCGGGGGCAGGTTTTTGAACACTGCTTTGGCTGGAGCAGTCGTCAGCTTCATAGTCGGGGTCGGGGTAGCGGATTTGGCAATAGAGCTGGTCGGGATGAAGACTCGTTCGAGGTTCTACGACATCCTCATCTCCCTCCCGGGAAGCGGCTGGAAGAAGCCCCTTGGAATTTCCATAGGGATGAGCGTTCCTGCCCTGCCCTACGTCCTTCTCCTCACGATTCTCCTCCTCACGCGCCTTGGAGTCCGGGCACTCCCCGGAATGGTTCTTGGAATAATATCTCTCTGGCTGTGGGGTGCGGGGATAGGCTTCCTCCTCGGCGTTAGAGGAAAGGAGTCGGTTAGAACGATGCGGCTCTCGAACATACTCGTGACCGGCCTCACGGTGTTCCCGCCGGTCTACTATCCCCCGAGCGTTCTGCCCGATGGCCTTGCCAGAGTCCTCATGCTCCTCCCGACGGTGAGCGCCTCACGGCTGATATACGGGAACGGCGATCCCGGGAATCTCCTCGTGACTGCCTTCTGGGGGCTTACGGGCCTGATCTTCCTGGCCAGGTTCAAAGGGCTTGAGGGGTAA
- a CDS encoding type IV toxin-antitoxin system AbiEi family antitoxin domain-containing protein: MQKNYYLTKTEQDIMRVIRGADIVSADEIRELLPGLSRGMLKKVLWSLSKKGYLTRLKKGLYLVNEHPGKPSIKNPYRIALAIFPGYIAFSSALRLYDLLDYEPFTIFVATPRKSGERAVGEYTIKAIALGEKATGMTLKDGVYTSTLAKTFFDCFYKPRYCGGYPEITKALYEAEKLDWDEFLSYFERFASDSLCQRTGYVLELLKDELGVDIPERVLDYLRGRVKSWTKLVPTFPSCGRGIGGWKVIDNLGKEKILGWVYG, encoded by the coding sequence ATGCAGAAAAATTACTACCTCACAAAAACTGAACAGGACATAATGAGGGTGATACGGGGAGCGGATATTGTGAGTGCTGACGAGATTAGAGAGCTCCTTCCCGGTCTCAGTAGGGGAATGCTTAAAAAGGTCCTTTGGAGCCTCTCGAAAAAGGGCTACCTCACAAGGCTGAAGAAAGGCCTCTACCTCGTCAATGAACATCCTGGAAAGCCCTCAATAAAAAACCCTTACAGGATAGCCCTCGCCATATTCCCGGGATACATAGCCTTCTCTTCCGCCCTGAGACTTTACGACCTACTCGACTACGAGCCGTTCACAATATTCGTGGCCACACCGAGAAAATCCGGTGAGAGGGCCGTTGGGGAGTACACGATCAAGGCCATTGCCTTGGGGGAAAAGGCCACAGGAATGACGCTTAAGGATGGAGTTTACACTTCCACCCTTGCAAAGACTTTCTTCGACTGCTTCTACAAGCCGAGATACTGCGGAGGCTACCCCGAGATAACCAAGGCCCTCTACGAGGCCGAAAAACTCGACTGGGATGAATTCTTGAGCTACTTCGAACGCTTTGCCAGCGACTCCCTCTGCCAAAGGACTGGCTACGTTCTGGAGCTCCTCAAGGACGAGTTGGGGGTCGACATCCCAGAGAGAGTTCTTGACTATCTAAGGGGCAGGGTTAAAAGCTGGACGAAGCTCGTTCCAACTTTTCCCTCCTGCGGAAGGGGCATTGGGGGGTGGAAAGTGATAGACAACCTTGGAAAGGAAAAGATACTGGGGTGGGTCTATGGATGA
- a CDS encoding antitoxin family protein: protein MERIEVVYRDGVFVPLKKVHVREGARGVVILTSGEELVEFARKHRKKVQEDALVTFLEERR from the coding sequence TTGGAGAGAATTGAGGTGGTTTACAGGGACGGGGTCTTTGTCCCCCTAAAGAAAGTCCACGTCAGGGAGGGAGCGCGGGGGGTTGTTATTCTAACTTCCGGCGAGGAACTCGTGGAATTCGCCAGAAAGCACAGAAAGAAGGTTCAAGAGGATGCCCTGGTGACTTTCCTGGAGGAAAGACGATGA